In Gammaproteobacteria bacterium, the following proteins share a genomic window:
- a CDS encoding sulfotransferase family 2 domain-containing protein, producing MQIQSQIFNQILGKAQNWKNNTDAENTAINLKYLKENVAELSQITVHTTPWVFSHVPKTAGTSLENYLIQPFELKDVLHVNAPDLNRLPQVIHLKNKYPNLIMGHHPIHGLLYQLLPETRFVHLTMLREPVSRIVSYYNYLATRDYHALHGQIKDLSFDSFLKQDNLVEIHNGQSKRLTGYLHSEVNISDNDLYFKAKEVVDNCFTLVGVTEYFKEFCHVLEKQCGIIFNKLPPVNRSQRKIQLTDLRAEHRKILEENNKVDIQLYQYVKSKFEKLINY from the coding sequence ATGCAGATACAAAGTCAAATATTTAACCAAATTCTGGGAAAAGCACAGAATTGGAAAAATAATACTGATGCCGAAAATACTGCTATCAATCTGAAATATTTAAAAGAAAATGTTGCTGAACTGAGCCAAATTACAGTTCATACCACTCCTTGGGTGTTTTCGCATGTTCCTAAAACAGCAGGCACTTCTTTGGAAAACTATCTCATCCAACCCTTTGAACTTAAAGATGTTTTGCATGTAAATGCTCCTGACTTAAATCGCTTGCCTCAAGTCATACATTTAAAAAACAAATATCCAAACTTGATTATGGGTCATCATCCTATTCACGGTTTGCTTTATCAGTTACTTCCCGAAACTCGATTTGTACATTTAACCATGTTGCGTGAACCGGTTTCCCGAATTGTTTCCTATTACAACTATTTGGCAACCCGTGATTATCATGCTTTGCATGGTCAGATTAAAGATTTGAGCTTTGATAGTTTTTTAAAACAAGACAACCTCGTTGAAATCCATAATGGTCAGTCTAAACGCCTTACCGGATATTTGCATTCAGAAGTCAATATCAGCGACAACGATTTGTATTTTAAGGCAAAAGAAGTCGTTGATAATTGTTTTACCCTTGTCGGAGTGACCGAATATTTCAAAGAGTTCTGTCATGTTTTGGAAAAACAATGTGGAATTATTTTTAACAAATTACCACCTGTCAATCGTTCGCAAAGAAAAATCCAATTGACTGATTTGAGAGCGGAACACAGGAAAATCTTAGAGGAAAACAATAAAGTAGATATTCAGCTTTATCAATATGTGAAGTCGAAGTTTGAGAAACTCATAAATTATTGA
- a CDS encoding alpha/beta hydrolase-fold protein: MSIYNHKTNYPQGTLVQFRISSEILKDNPLKDPFERDVFVYLPIGYDENNLEYPVMYYLAAYTNSGSGVIGWKAFGENITERLDRLIAEQKIGPTIVVIPDCFTCLGGNQYIDSPAIGNYASFIHKELIPEIEGKFRIKKGSQHRAVLGKSSGGFAAIRFAMDFPGYWGAIANQSGDAGFDLLYQRDFPTVADVLSNYNYDVNHFLKRFWKAKKIHGSEILTLMMICMAATYDSQDGDIVMPFEFETCETKQENWQNWLSHDPVNMVAKKIDALKQLNGLFMDCGFRDQYMIHYGMRRLSRELEKHQIEHTYEEFNGTHSNIDYRLDVSLPYLYEKIK, encoded by the coding sequence ATGTCGATATATAATCACAAAACAAATTATCCTCAAGGAACATTGGTGCAATTTCGGATAAGCTCTGAAATCTTAAAAGATAATCCGCTTAAAGATCCTTTTGAAAGAGATGTTTTTGTTTATTTACCAATCGGTTATGACGAAAACAATCTGGAATATCCGGTCATGTATTATCTCGCTGCTTATACCAATAGCGGAAGCGGAGTGATAGGCTGGAAAGCCTTTGGCGAAAATATTACCGAACGATTGGATAGATTAATAGCTGAACAAAAAATAGGGCCGACAATCGTAGTTATTCCAGACTGTTTTACTTGTTTAGGAGGAAATCAGTATATTGATTCGCCGGCTATTGGAAATTACGCATCCTTTATTCATAAAGAGCTCATCCCAGAGATTGAAGGCAAGTTTCGCATTAAAAAAGGTTCTCAACACCGAGCCGTTTTAGGAAAATCGTCTGGTGGATTTGCCGCGATTCGTTTTGCAATGGATTTTCCGGGTTATTGGGGAGCAATTGCTAATCAGTCCGGTGATGCTGGATTTGATTTGCTTTATCAACGAGATTTCCCGACAGTTGCTGATGTATTGAGTAATTATAACTATGATGTGAATCATTTTCTTAAACGATTCTGGAAAGCCAAAAAAATTCATGGCTCAGAGATTTTAACACTCATGATGATTTGTATGGCGGCGACTTATGATTCTCAGGATGGTGATATCGTCATGCCTTTTGAATTTGAAACTTGCGAAACCAAACAAGAAAATTGGCAAAACTGGCTGAGTCATGATCCGGTCAATATGGTTGCAAAAAAAATTGATGCTTTGAAACAACTCAACGGCTTGTTTATGGATTGCGGATTTCGCGACCAGTATATGATTCACTACGGAATGCGAAGATTAAGCCGTGAACTTGAAAAGCATCAAATCGAACATACTTATGAAGAATTCAATGGGACACATTCGAACATAGATTATCGATTGGATGTTTCCCTACCCTATTTGTACGAGAAAATTAAATGA
- a CDS encoding NifU family protein, translating to MNITVSPEAQNFLSDVVKKHNIDDLHLQIMVKNAGTPIADCFLNFCERHEAPKDAYEFKQTDFSLFVAKQDEKFLADASIDYDLTDTGGQLNIKAPKLKGEKPNDDSPLFERVEYFINVELNPSLAMHGGHAKLKAIEDGYAFIEFGGGCHGCGMAQQTLSMGMETKLLKAFPELKGLMDGTDHSNAENPYYE from the coding sequence ATGAACATTACCGTTAGTCCTGAAGCCCAAAACTTTCTGTCTGATGTGGTCAAAAAACACAATATTGATGATTTGCATTTACAAATCATGGTGAAAAACGCAGGAACTCCAATTGCAGATTGCTTCCTGAATTTTTGCGAGCGTCATGAAGCTCCCAAAGATGCTTATGAGTTCAAACAAACAGATTTTAGCTTGTTTGTCGCCAAACAGGATGAGAAGTTCCTTGCTGACGCCAGTATTGACTATGACCTTACAGACACCGGTGGACAACTCAACATCAAAGCTCCAAAACTGAAAGGCGAAAAACCAAATGATGATTCTCCTCTATTTGAACGCGTGGAATATTTCATCAATGTGGAATTAAATCCGTCTCTGGCAATGCACGGTGGTCATGCCAAACTGAAAGCGATTGAGGATGGTTATGCTTTTATCGAATTTGGCGGTGGCTGCCACGGCTGTGGTATGGCACAACAAACACTTTCGATGGGAATGGAAACCAAATTGCTTAAAGCATTTCCAGAACTAAAAGGTTTAATGGACGGGACGGATCACTCTAATGCGGAGAACCCGTATTATGAGTGA
- the trxA gene encoding thioredoxin, translated as MSEFIKALTLQDFESEIVEKSNSVPVLVDFWADWCAPCKQLMPVLHGIVESLNGAVHLATVDTDKEQELAIQFGIRSLPTVMLVKNGEVVEQFMGAQPESEIRKLIEPHLDLNQVADSEPESENLQQAMQLVAMGNYDQAVELLHLDDSLDAKLLLIQIYMQQSNLEKAKATFDNLDSEQKNDEKCKNIKSSFELLEISQKHPQENLQSAIHKTIYQDPEDGIQALLDLLANVKGNDQNPIKQSLIIAFNLIDDAKIVSQFRRKMASLIF; from the coding sequence ATGAGTGAATTCATTAAAGCCCTAACCCTACAGGATTTTGAATCTGAAATTGTTGAGAAGTCAAACTCAGTTCCGGTTTTGGTTGATTTTTGGGCAGACTGGTGCGCTCCTTGCAAACAACTCATGCCTGTATTGCATGGAATCGTGGAATCGCTTAATGGTGCGGTTCATCTGGCAACCGTTGATACCGATAAGGAACAAGAGCTTGCGATCCAATTTGGAATTCGTTCACTTCCAACAGTTATGCTGGTCAAAAACGGTGAGGTTGTTGAGCAGTTTATGGGGGCACAACCCGAATCCGAAATCAGAAAATTGATAGAACCTCATCTTGATTTGAATCAAGTTGCAGATAGTGAGCCTGAGTCAGAAAATCTGCAACAAGCCATGCAATTAGTTGCAATGGGAAACTATGATCAAGCTGTGGAACTATTGCATTTGGATGACTCACTCGATGCCAAGTTATTATTGATTCAAATTTATATGCAACAAAGCAATCTCGAAAAAGCCAAAGCGACTTTTGATAATTTGGATTCCGAGCAAAAAAATGATGAGAAATGCAAAAATATCAAATCGTCTTTCGAATTGCTGGAAATCAGCCAAAAACACCCACAAGAAAATTTACAATCCGCCATTCACAAAACAATTTACCAAGACCCAGAAGATGGCATTCAAGCATTACTCGATTTACTTGCTAATGTCAAAGGCAATGACCAAAATCCAATTAAACAAAGTTTAATTATCGCTTTTAATTTAATTGATGATGCTAAGATTGTCTCCCAATTTAGAAGAAAAATGGCATCCTTGATATTTTAA
- a CDS encoding sulfur transferase domain-containing protein, whose product MKNSILLLALLFISSIQAQQIATKKLPPKYTQTLFQHENIFIGAQPDYIDFADIKEFGITKVINNRTLGEMKELNFYEDYLLKKAGIEYVFIPIGDEGNEYSPEKLKEFAQAIDSADGKVLLHCRSGHRASQMWAAYLVQYQGKTPDEALEMVSDMGWWPMPMEALLNKKLSVQFAEEK is encoded by the coding sequence ATGAAAAACTCAATACTATTATTGGCTTTACTTTTTATATCCAGTATTCAAGCACAACAAATAGCAACAAAAAAATTACCGCCTAAGTACACTCAGACGTTATTTCAACATGAAAATATTTTTATCGGTGCACAGCCGGATTATATTGATTTTGCTGACATTAAGGAATTTGGTATCACCAAAGTTATCAATAACAGAACTCTGGGTGAAATGAAAGAATTGAATTTTTACGAAGATTACCTTTTGAAAAAAGCCGGAATTGAATACGTTTTTATTCCAATTGGTGATGAAGGAAATGAATATTCACCTGAAAAACTCAAGGAATTTGCTCAAGCGATTGACTCAGCAGATGGTAAAGTACTGCTGCATTGCCGTTCCGGCCACAGAGCTTCGCAAATGTGGGCAGCGTATTTGGTTCAATACCAAGGAAAAACACCTGATGAAGCACTGGAAATGGTTTCAGATATGGGTTGGTGGCCAATGCCGATGGAAGCTCTGCTAAATAAGAAACTTTCAGTTCAATTTGCTGAGGAAAAATAA
- a CDS encoding HAD family hydrolase, with protein sequence MTITRIAMWSGPRNISTAMMRSWENRSDTVVVDEPLYGPYLFQTGKKHPMYEEIIEEQGKDYQSITKRLTTCEFPHDISIFYQKHMAHHILTDTDLSWIVHLKNAILLRHPDEVLSSYLEKYPKATPEDLGYPQLLKLFKLIQSENGETPPVFDSKDILMNPENMLNIMCETLDVPFNSEMLSWNKGYRDSDGVWAKHWYNSVIQSTGFSKYKPKEIKLTQDEQKIADECMPYYEELSKNKIL encoded by the coding sequence ATGACAATCACTCGAATTGCAATGTGGTCAGGACCACGAAATATCTCTACGGCGATGATGCGTAGTTGGGAAAACCGATCTGATACTGTGGTTGTTGATGAACCTTTATATGGACCTTATCTTTTTCAAACTGGGAAAAAACACCCGATGTATGAAGAAATTATTGAAGAGCAGGGGAAAGATTACCAATCAATCACAAAAAGACTCACTACTTGTGAATTTCCGCATGACATTAGCATTTTTTACCAAAAACACATGGCACATCATATTCTTACAGATACCGATTTGTCATGGATTGTGCACCTGAAAAATGCCATCTTGCTGAGACATCCTGATGAGGTTTTATCCTCCTATTTGGAAAAATATCCCAAAGCGACTCCTGAAGATTTGGGTTATCCTCAATTGTTAAAACTATTCAAACTGATTCAATCAGAAAATGGAGAAACTCCACCGGTGTTTGATTCCAAAGATATTTTGATGAATCCTGAAAACATGTTAAATATTATGTGTGAAACACTGGACGTTCCTTTTAATAGTGAAATGTTAAGTTGGAATAAAGGTTATCGCGACAGTGACGGAGTCTGGGCAAAACATTGGTATAACAGCGTCATTCAATCAACCGGCTTTTCAAAATACAAACCAAAAGAAATTAAACTCACTCAGGATGAACAAAAAATTGCCGATGAATGCATGCCGTATTATGAAGAACTGTCAAAAAATAAAATATTGTAA
- a CDS encoding aminotransferase class IV, with the protein MGSHEFIKDDRNLDILININGELFHRNEAKISVFDSGFILGDGVWEGLRLHNGVIAFLDDHLQRLYQGAKALDMDIGLSKEELSERVYQTIQANDMHDHVHIRLMVTRGVKTTPYQDPRATFPGATIVIIPEYKIPNPEKVAKGIRLFTTHVRRGYPDVQDQKMNSHSKINCILGCIQATKAGYDEALMLDPHGFVSTCNSTHFFIVTKGEVWTSTGDYCLGGITRSKIIQLCEENDIPVFQKNFSLFDVYGADECFVTGTFAGLTPVNEVDGRVIGNPSERKMIPRLQKLYLQLINRGLV; encoded by the coding sequence ATGGGGTCACATGAATTTATTAAAGATGATCGAAACCTCGATATTTTAATCAATATCAACGGCGAATTGTTTCATCGGAATGAAGCAAAAATTTCAGTTTTTGACAGTGGCTTTATTCTGGGAGATGGAGTCTGGGAAGGTTTGCGATTGCACAATGGAGTTATTGCATTTTTGGATGATCATTTGCAAAGATTGTATCAGGGAGCTAAAGCATTGGATATGGATATTGGTTTGAGCAAAGAAGAATTGTCTGAAAGAGTATATCAAACCATTCAAGCCAATGATATGCATGATCATGTTCATATTCGCTTGATGGTTACAAGAGGCGTGAAAACCACTCCTTATCAAGATCCCAGAGCCACTTTTCCGGGTGCAACAATTGTTATTATTCCCGAATACAAAATCCCTAATCCGGAGAAAGTTGCTAAGGGAATTCGATTATTCACCACTCATGTACGTCGGGGATATCCGGATGTTCAGGATCAGAAGATGAACTCACATAGCAAAATCAACTGCATTTTGGGTTGTATTCAGGCAACCAAAGCCGGTTATGATGAAGCATTGATGCTCGATCCGCATGGATTTGTTTCGACCTGTAACTCGACTCATTTTTTTATTGTGACAAAAGGTGAAGTCTGGACTTCGACAGGAGATTATTGTTTAGGTGGAATCACACGCTCTAAAATCATTCAACTTTGTGAGGAAAATGACATTCCGGTTTTCCAAAAGAATTTTTCATTGTTTGATGTTTACGGAGCTGATGAATGCTTTGTCACGGGAACTTTCGCTGGACTCACACCTGTGAATGAAGTGGATGGCAGAGTGATAGGAAACCCATCTGAAAGAAAGATGATACCCAGGTTACAGAAATTGTATTTGCAATTGATTAACAGAGGATTGGTATGA
- a CDS encoding DEAD/DEAH box helicase: MNKIFHPQLISWFESRFKHPSDVQIQAWQAIEKQRDVLISSPTGSGKTLAAFLYGLNQLFVKGDNGLTILYVSPLKALSNDVKINLEQPLVDLNQLFPDKNVRAASWTGDTTPAERNKIRKKPPNILVTTPESLYVLLTSQSGREILKNLKTVIIDEIHAVANSKRGAHLVLSLQRLEALCYQRPQRIAISATQKPIETMRDFILHGENSEIVNLGHKRQLEITIEIPQSPLTAIMSNEQWAEVYQRLCEVIAEHKTTLIFVNNRRLCERLTKNLAEKIGEEFITSHHGSLAKEHRLNAEQMLKSGQLKALVATASLELGIDIGDIDCVCQIGSPGNIQAFLQRVGRSGHSLDKTPKGFLFANTIDDLVELTALKHAIQKSILDTTLFPQQPLDVLAQQIVAEVSLKEWNRKQLFFLLTDNLTYKNLSEETFNQVIQMLAEGYGGNRLRHSAMLFHDKTNDELRPRKSARLTAVTNGGTIPDQFDYDVILLPEDIQIGSLNEDFSFESLPGDIFILGNHSYRILKIENGRVFVEDAHGLPPNIPFWFGVQMWRSDELSQSVSEVIQTISASSLNAEEVAEKYQIPLLAASQLKDYFAKTQKVLSVVPTQQHIVVERFFDENNDMHLVIHSIFGSRINRAWGLALRKRFCRQFNFELQAAADENTLILSLSESHSFELNTIINYLNPETVENILIQALLDRPMFETLWRWNATIALAIRRRNGGKKVPAQLQRNRAEDLIAQLFPDQIACLENIQGDREIPQHPLVQQTIHDCIRVLMDIDGLAEILNKIRNKEIEVSFVDSNTPSPTSLAIINARNYMFLDDAPAEERRTNAIKTKELSDVLESFPSQELNPKIIESVNSTVIPFMRNADELHEAIHFSGIMYEHEMAEAVEYLPELQKQGKIVRHEDSQIWFSAENRELVESVYKNPSDDYITKLAKLLFMKMESIGYVDFEKLRQLLQVSASSLQQALTQLEIDGRVFKVGENHWCERHILAKIRKQTHYQKRNSHELVSPAQYQNQLFIKHGLKAEKQFSGMDGLIHVLTLLQGYSAPAGIWEEFLIKPRMKDYQCYMLDSLCYSGQFIWKRVVPNHSLTNLGVACLKNTPITFLKRENLQCFPIVELLPEQISDRAAQILSILKEKGAMYASDIQSNLSCMLLELEEELIHLLKLGVIYCDGASALRIFSLSPAQRARYIKKNKSNTNYLDMMGRWSVCKNNDSADKQSLIKMSLKRYGILCKAVFEKEQLPLNWYEAVLELTRLEAQGEIQAGRFIKKFSGIQFAEKSFVKTIGKSNSEPIELHDKDCCNLRLN, encoded by the coding sequence ATGAATAAAATATTCCACCCGCAGTTAATATCTTGGTTTGAAAGTCGGTTTAAGCATCCCTCTGATGTACAAATTCAGGCATGGCAGGCAATTGAAAAGCAACGTGATGTTCTGATTTCTTCGCCAACCGGTTCCGGTAAAACATTAGCGGCTTTTCTGTATGGTTTGAATCAATTGTTCGTCAAAGGTGATAATGGATTGACGATTTTATATGTTTCACCACTCAAAGCCTTGTCCAATGATGTCAAAATCAATCTGGAACAACCGCTGGTTGATTTGAATCAATTATTTCCTGATAAAAATGTAAGGGCAGCCAGTTGGACCGGAGATACAACTCCGGCAGAACGAAATAAAATTCGTAAAAAACCGCCGAATATATTGGTAACTACTCCGGAATCTTTGTATGTTTTGCTCACTTCTCAGAGTGGTCGTGAGATTTTGAAAAATCTGAAAACGGTGATTATTGATGAAATTCACGCGGTAGCTAATTCCAAACGTGGGGCTCATCTTGTGCTGTCTTTGCAAAGGCTGGAAGCTCTTTGTTATCAACGCCCTCAAAGAATTGCTATTTCGGCCACTCAAAAACCGATCGAAACCATGCGAGACTTTATTTTGCATGGTGAAAACTCTGAAATTGTTAATCTGGGGCATAAACGGCAACTCGAAATCACCATAGAAATTCCGCAATCTCCTCTGACAGCGATTATGTCCAACGAGCAATGGGCAGAGGTTTATCAAAGACTTTGTGAGGTGATTGCTGAGCATAAAACCACTCTGATTTTTGTCAATAACCGACGTTTGTGCGAGAGGTTGACTAAAAATCTGGCTGAAAAAATTGGTGAAGAATTTATTACCTCCCATCATGGTTCTTTGGCAAAGGAACATCGCTTAAATGCCGAACAAATGCTGAAATCAGGTCAGCTAAAAGCATTGGTTGCGACCGCTTCTTTGGAGTTGGGAATCGATATCGGTGATATTGATTGTGTTTGTCAAATTGGTTCGCCGGGAAATATTCAGGCGTTTTTACAAAGAGTAGGGCGTTCCGGTCACAGCTTGGATAAAACACCAAAAGGCTTTTTGTTTGCCAATACAATTGATGATTTGGTGGAATTAACTGCACTCAAACACGCCATTCAAAAAAGTATTCTCGATACAACATTATTTCCGCAACAACCATTGGATGTTTTAGCTCAGCAGATTGTTGCGGAAGTTTCGCTGAAAGAATGGAATCGCAAACAGTTATTTTTCTTATTAACAGATAATCTGACCTATAAAAATTTATCTGAGGAAACTTTCAATCAAGTGATTCAAATGCTTGCCGAAGGCTATGGAGGCAATCGCCTGCGTCATTCGGCAATGTTGTTTCACGATAAAACCAACGATGAATTAAGACCTCGGAAATCGGCTCGTTTGACCGCTGTCACGAATGGAGGAACAATTCCCGACCAATTTGATTATGATGTGATTTTATTACCGGAAGATATTCAAATTGGCAGTTTGAATGAGGATTTTTCATTTGAAAGTTTACCCGGCGATATTTTTATTCTGGGAAATCATTCCTATCGAATTCTTAAAATTGAAAACGGCAGAGTTTTTGTCGAAGATGCTCACGGGCTGCCACCGAATATTCCTTTTTGGTTTGGTGTGCAAATGTGGCGTTCCGATGAATTGAGCCAATCCGTTTCTGAAGTGATACAAACAATTTCTGCGAGCTCACTAAATGCTGAAGAGGTTGCTGAAAAGTATCAAATTCCATTATTAGCTGCTTCGCAATTAAAAGATTATTTTGCCAAAACTCAAAAAGTCCTGAGCGTCGTTCCAACTCAGCAACACATTGTTGTTGAAAGATTTTTTGATGAAAATAATGACATGCATCTGGTGATTCATTCGATTTTTGGTTCAAGAATTAACCGCGCCTGGGGTTTGGCTTTACGCAAGAGGTTTTGTCGTCAGTTTAATTTTGAACTACAAGCCGCTGCCGATGAAAACACTTTGATTTTGTCACTCAGCGAAAGTCATAGTTTTGAATTGAATACCATCATCAATTATCTGAATCCGGAAACAGTAGAAAATATTTTGATTCAAGCATTGCTGGATCGACCGATGTTTGAAACGCTATGGCGTTGGAATGCGACCATAGCTTTGGCAATTCGGCGTCGAAATGGCGGTAAGAAAGTTCCGGCACAATTACAAAGAAACCGGGCTGAGGATTTGATTGCCCAACTTTTTCCGGATCAAATTGCTTGTCTGGAAAATATTCAGGGAGATCGTGAAATTCCTCAACATCCTTTAGTGCAACAAACCATTCATGATTGTATTCGTGTTTTAATGGATATTGATGGTTTAGCTGAAATACTCAACAAAATTCGCAATAAAGAAATTGAGGTTTCGTTTGTTGACAGCAACACTCCATCGCCGACATCTCTGGCAATCATCAATGCTCGGAATTATATGTTTCTGGATGATGCTCCGGCAGAAGAACGACGCACCAATGCGATTAAAACCAAAGAGTTATCGGATGTTCTCGAATCATTCCCAAGTCAGGAACTCAATCCAAAAATTATTGAGTCTGTAAACAGCACCGTCATCCCTTTTATGCGAAATGCGGATGAACTTCATGAGGCCATTCATTTTTCAGGTATCATGTACGAGCATGAAATGGCAGAAGCGGTGGAATATTTACCAGAATTGCAAAAACAGGGAAAAATTGTCAGGCATGAAGATTCTCAAATTTGGTTTAGTGCAGAAAACCGGGAACTTGTAGAATCTGTTTATAAAAACCCCTCCGATGATTATATTACCAAGCTGGCAAAATTGTTGTTTATGAAAATGGAGTCAATTGGGTATGTTGATTTTGAAAAACTCAGACAATTGCTGCAAGTTTCTGCCAGTAGTTTGCAACAAGCATTAACCCAGTTGGAAATTGATGGCAGAGTGTTTAAAGTTGGCGAAAATCATTGGTGCGAACGCCATATTCTGGCAAAAATTCGTAAGCAAACTCATTATCAAAAACGCAATTCTCATGAGTTGGTTTCTCCGGCACAATATCAAAATCAGCTTTTTATCAAACATGGTTTAAAAGCTGAAAAGCAATTTTCAGGAATGGACGGTTTGATTCATGTTTTAACATTGTTGCAGGGTTATTCTGCACCCGCCGGAATTTGGGAAGAGTTTCTCATCAAGCCCCGTATGAAAGATTATCAGTGTTACATGCTGGATTCTTTGTGTTATAGCGGACAATTTATCTGGAAAAGAGTGGTTCCGAATCACAGCTTAACCAATTTGGGAGTTGCTTGTTTGAAAAACACACCAATAACATTCTTGAAAAGGGAAAATTTACAATGTTTTCCTATTGTTGAACTTTTACCTGAACAAATATCTGACAGGGCAGCTCAAATTCTGAGTATTCTTAAAGAAAAAGGAGCCATGTATGCGAGTGATATTCAATCCAATTTATCTTGTATGCTGTTGGAACTGGAAGAAGAGCTGATTCACTTGCTTAAATTAGGAGTAATTTATTGTGATGGAGCGTCTGCTTTGCGAATATTCAGTTTATCGCCGGCACAACGCGCCAGATACATTAAGAAAAACAAGTCAAACACCAATTATCTGGACATGATGGGTCGCTGGTCTGTTTGTAAAAATAATGATTCAGCCGACAAACAATCTTTAATCAAAATGTCATTAAAACGCTATGGAATTTTATGCAAAGCCGTTTTTGAAAAAGAGCAATTGCCACTCAACTGGTATGAAGCAGTATTGGAATTGACCCGACTGGAAGCCCAGGGAGAAATTCAAGCCGGAAGATTTATCAAAAAATTTTCGGGGATTCAATTTGCTGAAAAATCGTTTGTCAAAACAATCGGGAAAAGTAACTCAGAACCAATTGAATTGCATGATAAAGATTGTTGCAACTTGAGATTAAATTGA
- a CDS encoding c-type cytochrome, translated as MKDQDSIFFKNFSILLGALVGLTIILIVVGYLVHNSLFAGKETVTDRNAIEQALEPVAKVNTGEVVEEFSNTGDNTADTQTNNNQAEAQVAGAFDGSLDGAMIYQNVCFACHATGAANAPKLEATAWTDRMEKGVDGLVTSAINGLGAMPPKGGRPDLTDEQMKAVVEFMVKDFQ; from the coding sequence ATGAAAGATCAAGATTCAATATTTTTCAAAAACTTTTCCATTTTATTGGGCGCATTAGTTGGTCTCACAATCATTTTGATTGTTGTTGGTTATTTGGTTCATAATAGTTTGTTTGCAGGGAAAGAAACTGTTACTGACCGCAATGCTATCGAACAGGCTTTAGAACCTGTTGCTAAAGTCAATACAGGTGAAGTTGTTGAGGAATTTTCAAATACTGGCGATAACACTGCTGATACACAGACAAATAACAACCAAGCAGAAGCTCAGGTTGCCGGAGCCTTTGATGGTTCATTGGATGGGGCTATGATTTATCAGAATGTTTGTTTTGCATGTCATGCAACCGGTGCTGCAAATGCACCTAAATTGGAAGCTACCGCTTGGACAGACAGAATGGAAAAAGGAGTTGATGGTCTTGTGACAAGTGCAATCAATGGTTTAGGAGCCATGCCACCTAAAGGCGGTCGCCCTGACTTGACTGATGAGCAAATGAAAGCTGTTGTTGAATTTATGGTTAAAGACTTCCAATAA